Genomic DNA from Vibrio vulnificus CMCP6:
CTCGGCTTCGGCGATGGCGCTTGATTTACAGCTTGGTTACTCATGGTAACTCCATAATCAATGATGTTGGTGCCAATGGCTTCTTAAAATTATTGTTTCAGCCTATTTTTCAACGTTTGATTCTATTAAATCCGTTTAAGAAAAGCACAAGGTTCCGAAAGTTTTTCCATATTTGGAGACATATTTTGCAAAAACACAATCAATGTGCAACAAATTAAATACAATCAAAAACCCTTTTTTGAAACAAAAACGACACCATATTGAAATACATCACGATAACAACTGAAGCACCTGCCACCATTTAACCACTCAATATCAACTCATCACATATCAAATTCGCTGTATTTGGAAATCATTGTTTTAAGCTCAATAGAGTGCGAATCACCTAGCCGATCCGTCCACGTAGTTTTTATCTCTATTGTTTTTAAGGCACCGGAAACACTACTGCTAGGAACATTCCAATACACGTTGTAACCACTAGCAACAGCAGAACTTCCCGCAGAGAAATCTGTCGAAAAGTCAGCCCCAGAAATAGATGACATAGCATCAGAAATACCACGTGTCCGAAACCATTCGAGTTTTTGTTCTGCTAAGTTGAGCGCCTCAATGCTCCTCTCAGCAAAATCAGCTTTACGCTCCATGTACACTTGAAGTTTTATCAACCCCAAGGCTCCGATACCAATAAGTAGAAAAGAGATCAGCA
This window encodes:
- a CDS encoding type IV pilus modification PilV family protein; its protein translation is MICKQSGFSLIEVLISFLLIGIGALGLIKLQVYMERKADFAERSIEALNLAEQKLEWFRTRGISDAMSSISGADFSTDFSAGSSAVASGYNVYWNVPSSSVSGALKTIEIKTTWTDRLGDSHSIELKTMISKYSEFDM